One Cygnus atratus isolate AKBS03 ecotype Queensland, Australia chromosome 6, CAtr_DNAZoo_HiC_assembly, whole genome shotgun sequence DNA segment encodes these proteins:
- the TMBIM1 gene encoding LOW QUALITY PROTEIN: protein lifeguard 3 (The sequence of the model RefSeq protein was modified relative to this genomic sequence to represent the inferred CDS: deleted 2 bases in 2 codons): MAQPNAPPPYDDKNPLYPPPPGAYPQPPHYGGGYPQPGGYPAPGGYPQPGGYAAPGGYPQPGMAMPVRFGDGYGGEGMGAGSPFQAADWDDKKVRHTFIRKVYAIISVQLLVTVGIIAVFTFVSPVRSFVQRNVAVYYASYAVFLVTYLVLACCQGPRRRFPWNIILLSIFTLAMGFMTGTIASTYRTNAVLIAMLITAIVAIVVTLFCFQTKVDFTSCPGLFCVLGIVVMVTGIVTAIVLSFKYVPWLHMLYAAIGAIAFTLFLAYDTQLVLGNRKNTLSPEEYIYGALTIYTDIIYIFTFLLQIVGRD, translated from the exons ATGGCGCAGCCCAACGCGCCCCCCCCGTACGACGACAAGAACCCCCTGTACCCCCCGCCCCCGGGGGCctacccccagcccccccactACGGCGGGGGGTACCCGCAGCCGGGGGGCTATCCGGCGCCGGGGGGGTACCCGCAGCCGGGGGGCTACGCGGCGCCGGGGGGGTACCCCCAGCCG GGAATGGCCATGCCCGTGCGGTTCG GTGACGGCTATGGAGGGGAAGGCATGGGGGCCGGCTCCCCCTTCCAGGCGGCCGACTGGGACGACAAGAAGGTCCGGCACACCTTCATCCGCAAG GTCTACGCCATCATCTCGGTGCAGCTGCTGGTGACGGTGGGGATCATCGCCGTGTTCACCTTCGT ctcGCCCGTGCGCTCCTTCGTCCAGAGGAACGTCGCCGTCTACTACGCCTCATA cgccgtCTTCCTGGTGACCTACCTGGTGCTGGCCTGCTGCCAGGGGCCCCG GAGGCGCTTCCCGTGGAACATCATCCTGCTGAGCATCTTC ACGCTGGCCATGGGGTTCATGACGGGGACCATCGCCAG CACGTACCGGACCAACGCTGTCCTCATCGCCATGCTCATCACCGCCATCGTGGCCATCGTCGTCACCCTCTTCTGCTTCCAGAccaag gttgACTTCACCTCGTGCCCGGGGCTCTTCTGCGTGCTGGGCATCGTGGTCATGGTCACGGGGATT GTCACCGCCATCGTCCTCTCCTTCAAATAC GTCCCCTGGCTCCACATGCTGTACGCGGCCATCGGGGCCATCGCCTTCACCCTG tTCCTGGCCTACGACACgcagctggtgctggggaaCAGGAAGAACACGCTGAGCCCCGAGGAGTACATCTACGGCGCCCTCACCATCTACACCGACATCATCTACATCTtcaccttcctcctgcagaTCGTGGGCCGGGACTAA
- the PNKD gene encoding probable hydrolase PNKD, with protein MAAALGGLRGLLAAPGRGARGWPPPPLARLPRRGCHRPPPGPPPGPPPGRLPEGVEYIPTRKKGKNPMKPVGVAWALGLPCGIVLFLLVKREVGRNRLEQLRIRQKMLRANEGAYETERYRRA; from the exons ATGGCGGCGGCGCTCGGCGGCCTGCGCG GGCTCCTGGCAGCGCccggccggggggcgcgggggtggccgccccctcccctggCACGGCTCCCGCGGCGGGGCTGCCaccggccccccccgggcccccccccgggcccccccccgggccggctGCCCGAGGGCGTGGAGTACATCCCGACGCGGAAGAAGGGCAAGAACCCCATGAAGCCGGTGGGGGTGGCATG GGCCCTGGGGCTGCCGTGCGGCATCGTCCTCTTCCTGCTGGTCAAGCGGGAGGTGGGCAGGAACCGCCTGGAGCAGCTCCGGATCCGCCAGAAGATGCTGAGGGCCAACGAGGGCGCCTACGAGACGGAGCGCTACCGCCGCGCCTAg